A single genomic interval of Aedes aegypti strain LVP_AGWG chromosome 1, AaegL5.0 Primary Assembly, whole genome shotgun sequence harbors:
- the LOC5572419 gene encoding cuticle protein isoform X2 has translation MAFKFVTFLALVAVARAGVLAPVAYSAPLAYATPVTKTLVAAPLTKTVVADEYDPNPQYSYSYGISDALTGDQKSQQESRSGDVVQGSYSLVDADGYKRTVDYTADPIHGFNAAVRREPLAVKTIAPVVAAKTIVAQPAYAAYAAPVAKTISYAAPVAKTISYAAPVAKTISYATPAVTKTIVSQPAYATYAAPLATKTIVSQPAYASYAAPAYYH, from the exons ATGGCATTCAAG TTTGTTACCTTCCTCGCTCTGGTGGCCGTTGCCCGTGCCGGAGTTCTGGCTCCAGTTGCCTACTCGGCTCCTCTGGCTTACGCCACTCCAGTTACCAAGACTCTTGTAGCTGCTCCACTCACCAAGACCGTTGTCGCCGACGAGTACGACCCCAACCCACAGTACTCCTACTCGTACGGAATCTCCGACGCCCTGACCGGTGACCAGAAGTCCCAGCAGGAATCCCGCAGCGGAGATGTCGTTCAGGGATCTTACTCGCTGGTTGATGCTGATGGTTACAAGCGCACCGTTGACTACACTGCTGATCCGATCCACGGATTCAATGCTGCTGTCCGTCGTGAACCTCTGGCCGTCAAGACCATTGCTCCAGTTGTTGCTGCCAAGACCATTGTTGCCCAGCCTGCCTATGCTGCCTACGCTGCCCCAGTTGCCAAGACCATCTCATATGCTGCTCCAGTTGCCAAGACTATCTCGTATGCTGCTCCAGTTGCCAAGACTATTTCCTACGCCACTCCAGCTGTGACCAAGACCATTGTTTCGCAGCCAGCTTATGCCACATATGCCGCTCCATTGGCCACCAAGACCATCGTTTCGCAGCCAGCCTATGCCAGCTACGCTGCTCCAGCTTACTATCATTAA
- the LOC5572419 gene encoding cuticle protein isoform X3 — protein sequence MAFKFVTFLALVAVARAGVLAPVAYSAPLAYATPVTKTLVAAPLTKTVVADEYDPNPQYSYSYGISDALTGDQKSQQESRSGDVVQGSYSLVDADGYKRTVDYTADPIHGFNAAVRREPLAVKTIAPVVAAKTIVAQPAYAAYAAPVAKTISYAAPVAKTISYATPAVTKTIVSQPAYATYAAPLATKTIVSQPAYASYAAPAYYH from the exons ATGGCATTCAAG TTTGTTACCTTCCTCGCTCTGGTGGCCGTTGCCCGTGCCGGAGTTCTGGCTCCAGTTGCCTACTCGGCTCCTCTGGCTTACGCCACTCCAGTTACCAAGACTCTTGTAGCTGCTCCACTCACCAAGACCGTTGTCGCCGACGAGTACGACCCCAACCCACAGTACTCCTACTCGTACGGAATCTCCGACGCCCTGACCGGTGACCAGAAGTCCCAGCAGGAATCCCGCAGCGGAGATGTCGTTCAGGGATCTTACTCGCTGGTTGATGCTGATGGTTACAAGCGCACCGTTGACTACACTGCTGATCCGATCCACGGATTCAATGCTGCTGTCCGTCGTGAACCTCTGGCCGTCAAGACCATTGCTCCAGTTGTTGCTGCCAAGACCATTGTTGCCCAGCCTGCCTATGCTGCCTACGCTGCCCCAGTTGCCAAGACCATCTCATATGCTGCTCCAG TTGCCAAGACTATTTCCTACGCCACTCCAGCTGTGACCAAGACCATTGTTTCGCAGCCAGCTTATGCCACATATGCCGCTCCATTGGCCACCAAGACCATCGTTTCGCAGCCAGCCTATGCCAGCTACGCTGCTCCAGCTTACTATCATTAA
- the LOC5572418 gene encoding cuticle protein isoform X1 translates to MAFKFVTFLALVAVARAGVLAPVAYSAPLAYATPVTKTLVAAPVTKTIVADEYDPNPQYSYSYGISDAVTGDQKSQQESRNGDVVQGSYSLVDADGYKRTVDYTADPIHGFNAAVRREPLAVKTVAPVVAAKTIVAQPAYAAYAAPVAKTISYAAPAVTKTIVSQPAYATYAAPLATKTIVSQPAYASYAAPAYYH, encoded by the exons ATGGCATTCAAG TTCGTTACCTTCCTCGCTCTGGTGGCCGTTGCCCGTGCCGGAGTTCTGGCTCCAGTTGCCTACTCTGCTCCTCTGGCTTACGCCACTCCAGTTACTAAGACTTTGGTAGCTGCCCCAGTCACCAAGACCATTGTCGCCGATGAGTACGACCCCAACCCACAGTACTCCTACTCGTACGGAATCTCCGATGCCGTGACCGGTGACCAGAAGTCCCAACAGGAATCCCGCAACGGAGATGTCGTCCAGGGATCTTACTCGCTGGTTGATGCTGATGGTTACAAGCGCACCGTCGACTACACTGCTGATCCAATCCACGGATTCAACGCTGCTGTCCGTCGTGAACCTCTGGCCGTGAAGACCGTTGCTCCAGTCGTTGCTGCCAAGACCATCGTTGCCCAGCCTGCCTATGCTGCCTACGCCGCCCCAGTTGCCAAGACCATCTCGTATGCTGCTCCAGCTGTGACCAAGACCATTGTTTCGCAACCAGCCTATGCCACCTATGCCGCGCCTTTGGCCACCAAGACCATCGTTTCGCAGCCAGCCTATGCTAGCTACGCTGCCCCAGCTTACTATCACTAA
- the LOC5572418 gene encoding cuticle protein isoform X3 — protein sequence MAFKFVTFLALVAVARAGVLAPVAYSAPLAYATPVTKTLVAAPVTKTIVADEYDPNPQYSYSYGISDAVTGDQKSQQESRNGDVVQGSYSLVDADGYKRTVDYTADPIHGFNAAVRREPLAVKTVAPVVAAKTIVAQPAYAAYAAPVAKTISYAAPAVTKTIVSQPAYATYAAPLATKTIVSQPAYASYAAPAYYH from the coding sequence TTCGTTACCTTCCTCGCTCTGGTGGCCGTTGCCCGTGCCGGAGTTCTGGCTCCAGTTGCCTACTCTGCTCCTCTGGCTTACGCCACTCCAGTTACTAAGACTTTGGTAGCTGCCCCAGTCACCAAGACCATTGTCGCCGATGAGTACGACCCCAACCCACAGTACTCCTACTCGTACGGAATCTCCGATGCCGTGACCGGTGACCAGAAGTCCCAACAGGAATCCCGCAACGGAGATGTCGTCCAGGGATCTTACTCGCTGGTTGATGCTGATGGTTACAAGCGCACCGTCGACTACACTGCTGATCCAATCCACGGATTCAACGCTGCTGTCCGTCGTGAACCTCTGGCCGTGAAGACCGTTGCTCCAGTCGTTGCTGCCAAGACCATCGTTGCCCAGCCTGCCTATGCTGCCTACGCCGCCCCAGTTGCCAAGACCATCTCGTATGCTGCTCCAGCTGTGACCAAGACCATTGTTTCGCAACCAGCCTATGCCACCTATGCCGCGCCTTTGGCCACCAAGACCATCGTTTCGCAGCCAGCCTATGCTAGCTACGCTGCCCCAGCTTACTATCACTAA